One window of the Alicyclobacillus vulcanalis genome contains the following:
- a CDS encoding LysE family transporter, whose translation MIALLITACVLGFVYSAAPGAVNTEALRRGLQRGFAATFLVQLGALLGDLMWAIIGLTGVALVFHFVPVQIILGIAGVTFLLRMAWLSFLDARKSIDLKLDSSKKEQRDFITGIIFSLANPFGIAFWGGIGGGFATHIASMPLIDKLLFLFLGFSVGAFAWCIGISVLVAWSRKFIGEKLLRGIFTVSSLAMAYFALEMLWTLIHTTLYPLFSHRLRVKASH comes from the coding sequence ATGATTGCTTTACTTATCACAGCATGTGTACTTGGCTTTGTTTACAGTGCGGCTCCTGGAGCAGTGAACACCGAAGCATTACGTAGGGGATTACAGAGAGGTTTTGCCGCAACGTTTTTGGTGCAACTTGGAGCCTTATTAGGGGATTTGATGTGGGCAATCATTGGTTTGACGGGAGTTGCACTTGTATTTCATTTTGTACCTGTACAGATTATTTTGGGCATTGCAGGGGTAACCTTTTTGCTTAGAATGGCATGGTTGTCATTCCTGGACGCCCGCAAGTCAATTGATTTGAAATTGGACAGCAGTAAGAAGGAACAGCGGGACTTTATTACGGGAATCATTTTTTCGTTAGCTAACCCGTTTGGCATTGCGTTCTGGGGTGGTATTGGTGGTGGGTTTGCCACACATATCGCAAGCATGCCATTGATCGACAAGCTATTGTTCTTGTTCCTTGGTTTTTCTGTTGGAGCTTTTGCGTGGTGTATAGGTATTTCGGTGTTGGTCGCATGGTCACGTAAATTTATCGGTGAAAAATTGCTGCGTGGGATTTTTACAGTATCAAGTTTGGCGATGGCTTATTTCGCGTTGGAAATGTTATGGACGTTAATCCACACTACACTTTATCCTCTGTTTTCTCATCGTTTAAGAGTGAAAGCAAGCCATTAG
- a CDS encoding ornithine cyclodeaminase family protein: MTPLYHVLTDQDVEALASMQSIVNAVERAFIEQANGGLVSPPRFRVETKQGDLVFTAGAATATEKVIGFRVYDTFANEWDGHQQLVCVFDSDTGVFKGVVIGNLLGALRTGAIGGVAIKTMARTDAEQIAVIGAGLQARMQLEAAVTVRKIKLVRVFSRNREHREAFAAQMAKKLDIEIVAVDSPKSCIQGADIVICATNSGKPVFDAAWIEPGVHVNTVGPKSIQAHEVPTEIASRSSVIATDSIEQLKAYAIPHFLVGTPDEERIVQLADIVVGKRAGRQDQDDMTLFCSVGLAGTEVVVANEVMKKASCKGASP; the protein is encoded by the coding sequence GTGACTCCCTTGTATCATGTCCTTACAGACCAGGACGTTGAGGCGCTGGCTTCCATGCAATCGATAGTGAACGCTGTCGAACGCGCGTTTATCGAGCAGGCAAACGGAGGGCTTGTTTCACCGCCGCGTTTTCGCGTGGAAACGAAGCAGGGCGACTTGGTGTTTACGGCAGGTGCCGCCACAGCCACGGAAAAGGTCATAGGTTTTCGTGTGTACGACACCTTTGCGAACGAATGGGATGGGCATCAGCAGCTGGTTTGTGTGTTTGATTCAGATACAGGGGTGTTTAAGGGTGTCGTGATTGGCAACTTGCTTGGTGCTCTTCGTACGGGGGCAATCGGTGGGGTCGCAATCAAAACCATGGCTCGCACGGATGCTGAACAAATCGCCGTGATCGGAGCGGGCTTGCAGGCGCGAATGCAGTTGGAGGCTGCGGTGACCGTCAGAAAGATCAAGCTCGTTCGAGTGTTCAGTCGAAATCGCGAGCATCGGGAGGCGTTTGCGGCACAAATGGCGAAAAAGCTGGACATCGAGATTGTGGCTGTCGATTCTCCAAAAAGTTGCATACAGGGAGCCGATATCGTCATTTGCGCCACCAATAGCGGTAAGCCCGTGTTCGATGCGGCGTGGATTGAGCCTGGCGTACACGTCAACACTGTCGGTCCGAAATCCATACAAGCGCATGAGGTGCCAACGGAAATCGCGTCACGTAGTTCAGTGATTGCGACCGACTCGATAGAACAGTTAAAGGCATATGCAATTCCGCACTTTTTGGTCGGTACGCCCGATGAAGAACGGATTGTGCAACTCGCTGACATCGTCGTTGGGAAACGAGCTGGGAGACAGGACCAAGACGACATGACCTTGTTTTGTTCCGTCGGGCTGGCAGGTACAGAGGTGGTTGTTGCCAATGAGGTGATGAAGAAAGCCTCCTGCAAGGGGGCGTCACCATGA
- a CDS encoding ATP-binding cassette domain-containing protein: protein MQGVVKRYGGRDILKEIHVTFERGKVYAISGPSGAGKTTLLQVVAGYEQPTAGMVHVASGLSMEYAPQDFLLFSNLTLWDHLRLKAMARRLEEGWVARAEQLLQCCGLEGMEQVQVQALSGGERRRLQLVLALFPRADVLLFDEPTSNLDDVSAHRIWELLACECANKTCIICSHAPVPDMLHPERLRLQGGVLYAE from the coding sequence ATGCAGGGCGTGGTGAAGCGCTACGGTGGACGCGACATTCTCAAGGAGATCCATGTCACCTTCGAGCGTGGAAAGGTGTATGCCATCTCCGGGCCGAGCGGGGCGGGCAAGACGACGCTTCTGCAGGTCGTGGCAGGCTATGAGCAGCCAACCGCCGGAATGGTGCACGTCGCGAGCGGATTAAGCATGGAATACGCGCCACAGGACTTTCTTCTTTTCTCGAACCTCACGCTCTGGGATCATCTTCGGCTCAAGGCGATGGCAAGGCGTCTGGAGGAAGGCTGGGTAGCACGTGCAGAGCAACTTTTGCAATGCTGTGGCCTGGAAGGCATGGAACAGGTCCAGGTCCAAGCGTTGTCGGGCGGAGAGCGCAGGCGCTTGCAACTTGTCCTAGCTCTTTTCCCGCGTGCCGACGTTCTTCTCTTTGACGAGCCGACCTCCAACTTGGACGACGTCAGCGCTCATCGCATCTGGGAACTCTTGGCGTGCGAGTGCGCAAACAAGACCTGCATCATCTGCAGTCATGCCCCGGTGCCTGACATGCTCCACCCCGAGCGGCTTCGTCTACAGGGAGGTGTCCTGTATGCGGAATGA
- a CDS encoding DUF6904 family protein, which produces MDGYISQYLDLLNIRYLRIADREERAKVLSTIVKRMVEQGKEYRQIEEEVRAMAREHNCPVEDISLVVDYPEEIEW; this is translated from the coding sequence ATGGATGGATACATATCGCAGTATCTGGATTTGCTCAACATTCGGTATCTGAGAATTGCGGATAGGGAGGAGCGGGCGAAGGTTTTGTCAACCATTGTTAAGCGCATGGTAGAGCAAGGCAAGGAGTATCGCCAAATCGAAGAGGAAGTTAGAGCGATGGCGCGGGAGCACAATTGTCCAGTTGAGGATATCAGCTTGGTGGTGGATTACCCCGAAGAGATAGAGTGGTAG
- a CDS encoding DUF6904 family protein, with the protein MLTIKNTPKLAGISISGDYPDLDTLYRSLLAIIGDEGEYGDYEGARLRVLGLMYDIRHAFQGDREIEFVPNGMDEDRMKFLGLIAPEKNLYYACQIYYPEALFVTIALNDFIRLYAKKQARTAPIPLLDKRVQWDAHIATARLFQSLVMSCLREVVTEASFKRIMNLMHKDSVWMDGWIHIAVSGFAQHSVSENCG; encoded by the coding sequence ATGCTGACCATCAAGAATACCCCTAAACTCGCTGGCATCTCGATATCTGGGGATTACCCTGATCTGGACACCTTATACAGGTCTCTCCTTGCCATCATCGGCGATGAAGGAGAGTACGGAGACTATGAAGGTGCGCGGCTTCGGGTGCTTGGTCTCATGTATGATATCCGACACGCATTCCAAGGAGATCGGGAAATCGAGTTCGTTCCGAACGGCATGGACGAGGACAGAATGAAATTCTTGGGGCTCATTGCTCCAGAGAAAAATCTCTATTATGCGTGCCAAATCTACTATCCCGAAGCGCTTTTCGTCACCATTGCCCTGAACGACTTTATCCGCCTTTACGCCAAAAAACAGGCAAGAACCGCTCCTATCCCTCTGTTGGACAAGCGCGTTCAATGGGATGCACACATTGCGACCGCGCGACTGTTTCAGTCCTTGGTGATGAGTTGTCTGAGGGAAGTCGTGACAGAGGCATCTTTCAAGCGCATCATGAATCTGATGCATAAGGATTCTGTATGGATGGATGGATGGATACATATCGCAGTATCTGGATTTGCTCAACATTCGGTATCTGAGAATTGCGGATAG
- a CDS encoding winged helix-turn-helix domain-containing protein produces MRIILCTDDTCLVRMLSVILEACDLRICRTVERATAISLASSEDIFIDGIASCSEAFWAMVASSPRANRHYVMIRSPLTENDWMYARSLGLSGFLTDPLVALQTFIGGDLETFVRRFSVPEGFPSLPIASVNVGRGVRYKCGEQCLMIGHRRVPLSQMESRLLELFLDHEGEVLTRGAIANALWEGHVNPKGIAKLVSRLRQKLGPAGDLVQGRRQGGYVYRRVTEL; encoded by the coding sequence ATGCGGATCATCTTATGTACAGACGATACATGTCTCGTCCGCATGCTCTCGGTCATCCTCGAAGCATGCGATTTGCGCATCTGCAGAACCGTCGAGCGCGCGACAGCCATCTCGCTGGCGTCTTCAGAGGACATTTTCATAGACGGGATCGCGTCTTGCAGTGAGGCCTTTTGGGCCATGGTGGCGTCATCGCCTCGTGCCAACCGGCACTACGTCATGATCAGGTCACCACTGACCGAAAACGATTGGATGTACGCGCGCTCGCTGGGACTCTCAGGCTTTCTCACGGATCCACTTGTAGCCCTTCAGACGTTCATCGGAGGTGACCTGGAGACCTTTGTGCGGCGTTTCAGCGTTCCTGAGGGATTTCCGTCTCTGCCCATCGCATCTGTCAACGTCGGCCGCGGCGTGCGTTATAAATGCGGCGAACAGTGCCTGATGATTGGACATCGCCGCGTTCCGCTCTCGCAAATGGAGTCAAGACTCTTGGAACTCTTTCTCGACCACGAGGGAGAGGTCTTGACTCGGGGCGCGATCGCGAACGCTCTGTGGGAAGGACACGTCAATCCGAAAGGCATTGCGAAACTCGTGTCAAGGCTTCGGCAAAAACTCGGTCCCGCGGGGGATCTCGTGCAAGGCAGGCGACAAGGTGGATACGTGTATCGCCGCGTGACAGAGCTCTAG